A window of Bacteroidota bacterium genomic DNA:
TTCTTTGAACTTAAGCATACGGGCAAACAGCGGAAGAAGTAATACCGAGAATAGGTAGGCAATCATGTTCGACGCATCCAGCAGCCGGTAGGCAGAAGCATAAAGTCCTGCCTGATATTCGCCCGTATTGCCCGGCAGTATGCGCTCTACCATTACCGAATCAATGCGGTTGTAAAAGGCCATTAATAATCCAAGTATCGCGAATGGAAAACTCTTTTTGATTATCATCAGAAAGAACGGTTTATTCCATTTCAACCGGCTGAATTTCGCCTTTCGCATTACAATTAACAGCGCAATTATTACAGTAACGAGATATGCCGCCGTTTGCGAATAAACGAACCATTCTATTTTAAAAGTTCCTACAGTAACATGTCCCCAAAGCAGTATCCCGCATATCAGTATCATCAACAGGCGGTCGAGTACGGAGAGCAGGCTGTCGGTCTTAAAAAAGTGAAGTCCTGAAACATTAGAGCGCAAGTAAAGAATAAAGGAACTCAGAAATTGGTTAAAGCTCAGCAGCGCCAGCATTACCATCTGATGCTTGTTATATCCTATAATAATCGCGGCACTGAATGAGAGCGCTGTGTAAACAACCGCCAATAGCAGCTTTAGAATTACGATACTCGAAAAATGCTTGTTCAGCAAATGCGAATTTTGGGCGAGGTTGCGATTATTGAAACTCGTAATTCCGAAATCCAATAAAATATTAAAGAGAAACGTGAAGTTAAGTACGGCAAAGTAAAACCCGTAATCGCCGGCACCTACCGCATTCTGCACCCCACGGTCAATCCCAAGTATCCAGAACGGCTTAATCAGCAGATTCAGCGTGAGCAGGATAAGCAGGTTAATGAGGAATTTCTTTTGCGGTGTCTGTTGCTTCATGAATACGGAATCGGACTTTATTTTCTTATTTTTTATGCGGTTGGGTTCACACGGTGTTTCTTGTAAAATACAACAGCATCTTAACTCAATTTTACTTCACTTGTTTTGCAGATAAAGAAAAAATTTTGTGTTGCATGGCTCTGCGGGTTAAAGATAACAAGTTTTTTCTTTTCTAAAATATAAACGTTATAGCCCAGCGATTGCATTAGTGACAGGCATTGTTCCCGGTTTTCATTCTCCCAAAGTTCACAGTAAATAATAGGTTTGTGCTTCGCAATAAGTCCTTCGCCACCTTTAAGTACCCGGTATTCGAAGTTTTCAACATCTAGTTTTATAGCTGCGATGCATATTTCCGGATGGTTTAAAATTGCAATGTCATCAAGCCGTGTTATAGGAGAACTCACGGTTTCGCCTTCATTAAAACTTGTAATCGACGCATCCACAACATGACTCAAACCATGCTGTTTTGCCTTCCCAAGGGTTGGAACTACCATTTGAACCGTTCCATTAAAATCGCCCAACGCTGTTTCTTTTATAATAACATTCCGGAGGCGGTAGTGCTTTATAATTCGTTTCAGGGTATTCAAATTGTAGGGTACGGGCTCAAAGGCATAAATTTCCGAAGCGGGAAATCTACGCGCAAGATGGACGGTCATGGCACCAATATTCGCTCCAATATCTAAGATAACACCTTTTGCAGGTATAAGTGACAGGAAATGCATGAAATCACCTTCCCTGCGATTCTTCTTTAATGTGCCAATGATAAAAATGGAAAAATAAAACAGATAATTTTCAAATCCCAGCATTCGCTGCAAAATACGCTTGATAAAATTCTTCATCGGTTTCCTTCACAATGGTTCAGCCACCGCTTATCAGGTGGAGCACGCTCACCCTGTCGTTGTCACGGATAACTATTTTTTCGTAATCTTCTTTTTTTACCAGAACATCATTCACTTTAATCACCAGCATTTTAAAAGTGAAGTTCTTTTCAGATAATAATGCATTAACCGTCATCTCCTGCTTTTCAAAAGTTTCTTCGCGGTTGTTTAAAATTATCTTCATTATACGCGTCCTCCAAGTAAAATTTCGAGTACGGCATTGGCCTGCATATTGGCAACAATGCCTACACGCGGCGCCAATGGCGGATTTTCGTCACTCACTTCTTTGATGCCGTCGCCGCAGATAATGAGCTTGCCATGCATCGTTTCTTTAATTGAATTATTATCGCCCCAGCCTGCAAGCCCTACACCCGAAACAATCCAGGTGTCGGGCAGTCTGTCAAGCACCGTTTCAATAATCATCTGTTTCATCGACGCCAGATCAAATGCCTCAACAATAATATCGCATCCCGTAAAAACATCCTTTATATCATCGGGTCCTAATTTAATATCATGCGCAAGCACCTGAGTATCCGGGTTAATGCGAAAAATATTTTCCTGCAGGCAATAGGCTTTTTTCCTGCCAATCTGGTTGAAGAAAAAATACTGACGATTCAGGTTTCCCTCAACAATGGTATCGAAATCGGCTACAATAAGTTTGCCGACACCAACACGCGCCAATGCAACAGCACAGTTTGAGCCCAATCCACCACAGCCGGCTATGCCCACTACCTTGTCTTTTAAATGCCGTTTTATCTCTTCAAATGTCATAGCTGCAATTCTAAGGCGTAAAAGTAATAAAACTTGGCAAATCTGAGATTGCGACTTCGGTAATCATGCATATGAAGGTCGTTTTTGTGAAGCGCTTTGAATCAGTTGGTTGAAACTTGCTTCAGCCCTGCAATTGAAAAATATCAAAAACCGGGAACAGGAATGGCAGGCTGTAAACTATTTTTTTTACTTTTGCCATTGGATAAACCGACGGTTTATTACTTTTACGTTAAGAACAAATCCAACTCATTATGTCAGGTCACAATAAATGGTCAACCATTAAACGCAAGAAAGGCGCTATCGACGCCAAGAGGTCGAAAATCTTTTCAAAGATTATTAAAGATATCAGTATTGCTGTTAAGGAAGGCGGTCCCGAACCCGACAATAACCCACGGCTCAGGCTTGCAATAGCCAACGCCAAAGGCGTGAATATGCCCAAAGAAAATATCACTCGGGCCATCAATAAAGCTGCCGATAAAGATGCGGCCAGCTTTATGGAAGTTACCTACGAAGGCTACGCTCCCAACGGCATCGCAATTTTCATTGAATGTACCACCGATAATATTCAGCGTACGGTTGCCAACATCCGTTCCTATTTCAACAAATATGGCGGCAGTCTGGGAACAAATGGCTCTCTTGCATTCATCTTCGACCGTAAAGGCGTGTTCCGCCTGCCTAAGAATGAAATGAATCAGGACGAGTTTGAAATGGAATTGATAGACGGTGGCGCCGAAGATATTTCGTATGATGATGACGCAATTACGGTAACCACAGAAATGGAGAGCTTCGGCATTATGATGAAAAAGCTCGAAGAAATGAACATAGAGCCCGAAAGTGCCGAACTCCAGCGCATTCCCAAAACCACCACCGCGCTCGACAAAGAAGCCGCACAAAAAGTACTCAAGCTCGTTGATATTTTTGATGATGATGACGATGTACAAAATGTATATCACAACATCGAACTTACCGACGAATTACTGAGCGAGCTCGAAAACTAAAAGCATGGTCGGTCAAGACCCGGCTGAATAATGCTTTCCCATTTCGGGAAAACCTTCATTATTGATAATTAATTTGTCCGAACCGTCCAAAATATGGAAATGTTTTTGCTATATTTGGATTTTGTTAACAACAGCTTGCTTGTTCCCCGATAGGATTGTTGTTTTAATGATACTGTTTATTAATCAATAATTGAATGGCTCACAAAGCTCAGCAAAAAAGGAATGTAAAGCCCGTTGCACATAAAAGTAATAAGGGTTTGAAGTCTGCATCGGGCAAATATGCCGTTCCCGGTATGCTGGTGCTGATTATTTTATTTGCGCTCGCGGTCTTCTCGAATTGCCTCCACAATGACATCCTGAATTTTGATGATGTTGAATATTTTCAGAACTATCCCGAAGTGCTGAGCCTTGCATCGGCAAATATTCTCAAGTATTTTACCTCCTACTATGTAATAATGTATCAGCCAATTCCGGTGCTGACGTTTGCGCTGAATTATCATTTCACCGCACTTGATGTTTATTGGTTGCATCTGGTAAATCTTCTTTCCCACTTAGCAAATACCGCGCTGGTCTTTTTGTTTATCCGAAAGCTGAGCGGGCGTAGTGAAGCAGCTCTTATTGCTGCCGCTTTATTTGCGGTTCATCCTATGAATGTTGAAGCCGTTTCATGGATATCAGCCCGAAGCAGCAGTATGTTCACACTATTTTATCTTGCAGCACTTCTGTGTTACCTGATGTATCTGGAGCACGGAAAGCGCCGCTTGGCTTATCTTGCGGGTGTTGCCATTTTTTTTCTGTTATCGCTTTTCTCAAAAGCGCAGGCAGTCACACTTCCTGTAATCCTTGTAGGGATTGACCTTTACTATAAGCGCAAACTATTTACAAAATGGAACATCATTGAAAAAGTGCCGTTTTTTGCACTGTCTGTTGTCTTTGGATTGATTACTCTGAGCGACCGTGGCACCATGGCAAACCTGACGCAGGGAATGCTTATTCATTATAATGCGTTCGACATATTTTTGATGGTGTGCACTTCATTTGTTTTTTACATCGGCAAATTATTTGTCCCGGTGAGTCAGTGCGCCGTTTACGTGTATCCTCCCAAGGTCAACGGATGGCTGCCGCTCATTTATTATATCGCACCATTTATTCTTGCTATGGTGGGATGGCTGTTGTACAGGGCATCGCGCAAACGCCCTTATATTTTGGCAGGATTGGCGTTCTTCCTGGTCACCATTTCAATTAATATTCAACTTATACCTTCGCGGCTGTTTATTGTTACAGACCGCTACGGCTATCTTCCTTACGTGGGATTGTTCTTTATAATTGCCTCGTTTTATTGTGATGTGAAAGATGGAACATCCGGTCTGAAACGCTCATTATTGCCATGGTTCAGCGTTATACTGGTGGGTGTTACGCTCATCTTCGGAATGTTGGTCTGGCAGCGTAATAAAGTCTGGAAGAATGATATCGTTTTTATGACAGACATTCTTGAAAAGAATCCAACCGTCCCGTATTTGTCAAGGGCATATGGTACACGAGCTAATGCATATCTACGCGCAGGCAATGCACAGCAGGCAATACAGGATTTTTCAAAAGCTATTGAAGTGAAATCCGATGAAGCTGAATCGTGGTTCAACCGGGGAATAACATGGATGAAAATTCAGGATTATAAAAATGCGGTGGCCGATCTGGAACAATGCGATAAACTAAAGCCCAATACTGCTATTGTGCTGTGTAATCTGGGAGTCGCCCGATATAATCGTGCCGATTACAAAGGTGCACTCGATGCATGTAATAAAGCATTGAAACTTGATTCAACACTCTATGATGCTTATAATGCCCGTGCAGCCTCGCGTTTCAGTTTCAATGATTTTGTGGGTGCCGAAAAAGATTTCACAAAATGTATCAGCCTGAAACCGAATGACCCGGCCGGATATCGTAATCGGGGAAATCTGTACCTTAGAACGAATAGAGCATCTACGGCATGCTACGATTGGAAAAAAGCAAAGGAACTGGGCAGCTCCGATGTAGATGCGCTCATATCACAGTACTGCAATTGATATAGTTAAAAATGACGAAAAAAACGTACACAAAAACTACAAAAAAGCAAACACCTGTTAAGCACGAAAAGCCCGTTGTGAAAGTCTTCCCTGGTGGATTGACTGTTGCTGCTGGGCTCATTATTCTTACAGCCATCATTTGTTATCTGAACAGTTTTGGATGTAGTTTTCATTTTGACGATATTCCGATTATTCCTGATAATCCTGCTATTCGGGATATTTCTAATGTTGCTGCCTGGTACAGTATTATCCCAAGCCGGCCTGTGGGAATTTTTACATTGGTGCTGAATTACGCTGTCGGCGGAAACAATGTCTGGGGCTACCATCTCGTGAATCTGTTAATACATGTGGCAAATGGCTTGCTTGTATTTTGGATGATGCTGCTGATTTTTAACACGCCGGCTATCACAAACAAATCTCATAAATCGCGTAATATTACACTGGCGCTCATTGCGGCACTTCTCTTTGTTTCACATCCGCTGCAAACACAGGCTGTTACATATATCGTGCAACGGCTGGCTTCTTTAGCTGCCACGTTCTTTTTACTTTCCGTGTGTTTTTATATCAAAGCAAGAATATCTCACGGAACGCAAACGAAAAGAATGCTGTTATTTCTTGTGTCAGGATTGTCTGCAATACTTGCCTTTCTTACAAAAGAGAACACATACGTGCTTCCGCTTATCATTGTTTTAGTCGAGTTTTTCTTTATCAGGCACAATAAGCCCGGATTGAATTTCAAAGACTGGAAATTGTGGGCATTTGCAGGCTTGATTGGCGTTCTGGTAATAATCATTTTTATTAATTTCTCTTTTACAATTTTTAGCCCGATATTGCCCGAACAGGGGCATACTTACACTGTAACTTCAGCCACCTATCTGCTCACACAGTTCAGAGTTCTTACCACATATTTGCGTTTATTGGTGCTGCCGATAGGGCAAAATCTTGATTATGATTACCCGATATCGCAAAGTTTATTTGAACTGAAAACCATGTCGAGTTTTTTGTTTATGCTGTCATTGCTTGTGATTGCAGTGTTGTCGTTTAAAAAATTTCGTGTTGCCTCATTCGGTTTATGCTGGTTTTTCATCACCATTGCGATTGAATCAAGCATCATTCCGGTCCCCAATCTTATTTTTGAACACCGCATGTATTTGCCGTCAATCGGGCTGTTTATGATTATTGTTTCGCTGACGGGATTCATCACTGATGTGAAAATTTTCAAAGCGGTCCGGCTGCTTTTGTTTTTGGTGGTTCCGGTATTGTGTATTCTCACCATAAGTCGCAACAGGGTGTGGAAAGATGAATTTTCACTCTGGGAAGATGTTGCAAAAAAATCGCCTGAAAAAACGCGCCCGCTGATGAATTTTGCAAATAGTCTGCGTGATAAAAATCGCTATGCTGAGGCAATGCCATACTATGACAAAGCAATTTTGAACAATCCGAAGTTTGATGCAGCTTATCTGAATCGTGGTAAGAACAAAAGTTTTATGAAAGATTTTGCGGGCGCACTTCTGGATTATCAGCAGGCTGTGCTTGTGAATCCTGAAAGTTATGGCGGATATAATAATTGTGGACTTGCTAAATTTGAACTGGGTAATTATGCCGGTGCGCTCGCCGATTTGAATATTGCCATTCATTTATTTCCACCATTCGCTGATGCCTATAATAACAGAGCGAATGTGAAATCAGGATTAAAGGATTTTGCCGGCGCTTTGCGCGATTTTGAAACTTCCATTCGCCTTGAGCCGAATTCACCTCAGCCTTATAATAACAGAGCTTCGGTGAGGTTTGAGATGAACGACCCCGAGGGTGCACTTCAGGATGTAAATACGGCCATCAGAATAAAACCCGACTATCCTGATGCCTACAACAACAGAGCGAATATACTGGCAGCACGAAAAGATTACGCGGGCTCTATCAGCGATTTTGACAGGGTGATTCAGCTCAATCCGAACGCAGATTATGCCTATTGCAACAGGGGCACATCCAGGTTTTATATGAATGATAAAGCGGGCGCCTGCGCCGACTGGACTACGGCATCACACATGGGAAACGGCGAAGCGGCCTCCTACGTATATCAATTTTGTAAATAGAGTGTTCACATGGCAAAGGAGAATAAAAAGAAACCCACTGTTAAAAAGAAAAATGCGCCGGTCGGTGCGAAGGCGCCGCAGAAAAAGAACAATTCGTTTCTGTGGATGAGTATTGCCGCGATAGCAATTACGGCAGGCTTCATCTATTCCAATAGTTTTAATTGCAGCTTTCATTTCGACGATTTGCAGAATATTGAATTCAATCATGATATTACCCGACTTTCCGATGTCTCAGCCTGGTGGAACTATGTGCCCAGCCGACCCATCGGCATTTTTACTTTCGCGTTAAATTATGCAGTGGGCGGAACCAATGTGGGCGGCTACCATTTCGTAAATCTGCTCATTCATATTATCAACGGATTATTCGTATTCTGGTTAGTTTCCTTACTGTTTAGCACTCCTGTAATTAAAAAATCAACAATTGCAAAGCATGGAAAAATAATTGCTTTGATTACGGCATTGCTTTTTGTGGCACATCCTGTCCAGACACAGGCCGTAACTTACATTGTCCAGCGTCTTGCGTCCCTTGCTGCACTTTTTTTCCTGCTGTCGTTGAGTCTGTACATTCGGGCACGTGTTGTGAATTTGACTAAAACTGCACGAATAGCCACTTTTGTAGCTTGTGGAATGGCTGCGTTACTGGCGTTTTTGACAAAAGAGAACACATTTACCCTTCCTGTAATTATTGTATTGACCGAATTTTTCTTTATTCGAGAAACGTCTTTCAAAATACATATCAAAGATTGGAAACTTTGGGCGTTTATGGGAATGGCTGCTGTGGCAATCACAATCTTTTTTGTAAACTTCAGTTTCTCGGTATTTCAACCTATAAAACCCGAACAAGGACATCTCTATACACTTACTTCAGGCACGTACCTGATGACGGAATTCCGCGTTATTATTACCTATATTCGACTTTTATTTCTTCCCGTCAATCAAAATCTTGATTACGATTATCCTGTTTCACAAAGTTTCTTTGAACTGAAAACAATTGCAAGTTTTTTGTTGCTTCTCGCGATTCTTGCACTTGGCGTAATTTTGTATAAAAAACATAGGCTGGCTTCATTCGGAGTGTTTTGGTTTTTCATCACATTATCAATAGAATCAAGCATTATTCCTGTTCCCAATGTAATTTTTGAACACAGAATGTATCTGCCGTCATTCGGATTTTTGTTGTTCATTCCATGTATCTTTTTTAGTATTATTCAGGATAAACAACAACAGCTGTTAACGACGCTGTTTTTCTTGCTGGTGCCTGTGCTCGCTGTAGCAGCATATAGCCGCAATAATGTATGGAAAGATGAACTGACTCTGTGGACTGATGTGCTGAAAAAATCTCCTGAAAAGCCGCGCGCACTCAATAATATGGGCATTACACTGTTGAAGCTCGGACGAAGACAGGAAGCCATTTCGTGGTTTGATAAAGCGGTGGCAAAGAATCCTGCTTACAAAGATCCGTATTTGAGCCGTGGTAATGCAAAGCAGGATTTAGGCGACCTGCAGGGCGCACTCCTCGATTATTCAGCAGCATTAAAAATTGATCCATCGTATCCGGAAACGTATTACAATCGTGGCTACACTTATGCAATGATGAAAGACCTGCCAAATGCGATTCGCGATTTTGATATGGCCATAAAATTGAATCCTGATTTTGCACAAGCCTATCTGAACAGGTCAAGCGCATTGGCCGCACTGAAAGATTTCAAAGGCGCACTTTCTGATCTTGACAGGTCAATTGCGCTGGAGCCTGACAACGCACTGGCATTTTGCAATAGAGGACTCGTGCAGTTTAATCTTAAAAATCAGACGGCGGCATGTAACGACTGGCAGCGTGCATCACTCATGGGCAATGAGCAAGCCACCACATTGCTGAATGCTTTTTGTGGAAAAAAATAAAAAATCAAATAGTTATTTGAATGAAAAGTAAACAAAGTAAACAGAATAAACAAAATAACAATAAGTCTCCGAAACGCAGAAAAGAACAACGCAAATTTCCGTCATGGCTTTCGTTTTATTCGATAAGCATCGTTCTTATTCTAATTACCGGAGTTATTTGCTACGTCAATAGTTTTAACTGCAGCTTTCATTTTGATGATGCGCAGAATATCGTTCAAAACAAATTAATACGGGATTTATCCAATATTTCGGCATGGTGGAGTTATGTTCCCAGCCGCCCTTTGGGCATTTTCACTTTTGCACTGAACTACCATTTCAACGGGCTCGATGTGTGGGGCTATCATTTAGTCAATCTGATCATTCATCTGTGCAACGCGCTGCTTGTTTTCTGGTTGGTAACCTTAGTATTTGCAACGCCGAACATGAAGAACAGTCATGTTTTGAAAAACGCCAAAATCATAGCTTTAATTACAGCATTGCTTTTCGTAGCTCATCCTGTGCAAACTCAGGCGGTAACTTACATTGTGCAGCGACTGGCATCTTTGGCCGCCCTGTTTTATCTGCTTAGTCTGTGTTTATACCTGTCGGGACGAATTGGAAACCACCGGAAAAACAAGCAACTGTTATTTTTTGTACTGAGCGGAATCTCTGCAATAATGGCATTTCTGACGAAAGAAAATACCTATACGCTGCCGCTTGCAATACTGCTTGTTGAATTCATTTTTATCAGAGAAAGCCGCATTCGTGTCAATTTGAAAGACTGGAAAATCTGGACGTTTTCAGGTGTAGTTGTTTTATTATTGATTTTTATGTTTACGAATTTTTCGTTTACAATTTTTAATCCCATTTTGCCTGAACAGGGCAATACATATACTGTTACAGCAGGCACATATCTGCTCACGCAATTCAGGGTAATACTGACTTATTTGCGATTACTCGTTTTTCCGGCATGGCAAAATCTGGATTATGATTATCCTTTATCACAAAGCCTTTTTGAATGGAAAACACTTACAAGTTTTATTGTGCTGATTGCCATAATTGTGTTGACGGTCATTTTCAGGAAGAAATACCGATTAGCGGCATACGGTCTGGTTTTCTTCTTTACGGCTTTGTTGGTAGAGTGCAGCATTATTCCTATTCCCAACGTAATTTTTGAACACCGTATGTATCTGCCATCGGTTGGCTTTTTTATTTCGTCAATGCCCTTTTATTTTTTGAAAGGAAAAAATCTGCAAATCCTCACTGTAATAATGTTTTTGCTGATTCCACTCTTGTCGTTTCTCACAGTTAGCAGGAACAGCATATGGAAAACCGATTTAAGTCTTTGGGGAGATGTCATAAAAAAATCACCGCATAAAACGCGCCCGCTGAATAACTACGGTAATGCCGTAATGGCCGAGGGTAAGCATGCCGAAAGCATTATTTATTTTACACGCGCTATTGCCTGTAATCCTTCGTTTGACATGTCATACTCCAACAGAGGCGCTGCAAAGCACATGATACATAATTACGCCGGTTCTGTTGGAGATTATGGTAGTGCCATACGCTGCAATCCCAAAAATGAAATGGCTTATTGTAACCGGGCGCTTGCGCGAAAAGCATTGCTCGATTATACGGGCGCTGTTGCAGATATTGATTCCGCGCTTAAATTAGCTCCGGAATACGCTTCCGCCTGGAGCCAGCGGGCATTGGCAAAAAAGGAAATGGGTGATACGGCCGGTGCTATTAACGACCTTGAACATGCAATAACGCTCCATCCCGATATCCCTGACCCGTATAATGAACTGGGAACTATTATGTCTGATAAACACAATTATCAAAAGGCAATTGAATATTATTCTGAGGCCGCAAAATTATTTCCCGATAAGGCCGATGCCTGGTTTAACCGGGGATTTGCCTATGCTATGATGAATGATATGCAATCGGCCATCCGTGATTTAGATGTTGCTTTGCGTCTTGATCCGAAATTCGCAAAAGGATATATGAACCGGGCAAATGCAAAAGCGTCCATTAAAGATTACACGGGAGCAATCGACGATTTTACAAAAGTTTTGGAATTGGAACCTGCTAACAGCACGGCACTTTTCAGCAGGGGGATGGTGCACTTTCTGTCGAATGACCGTCAGCGCGCCTGTGCCGACTGGCAGCAGGCAGCTCAAATGGGAAATCCGCAAGCCGCGTCTGCGCTGTTTTCTAATTGCAGGAATTAAAAAAAAACGATAATACATCATGTCAAAAAACAAAAAAAACGTAAAGAGAAAACCGCCGAATCTCACGGTTGGGGCTGCATACACGCAGAATCGCAAAAACAGGTATTACAGAATTTTGTCTTTTATTCTTATTGTTCTTACAGGAATTATTGCATACCGGAACAGTTTTAATTGCGGTTTTCATTTCGATGATGTGTTCAATATTGTTGAGAATGGTGCGATACGACGCCTTTCAGATATCAATTCAT
This region includes:
- a CDS encoding tetratricopeptide repeat protein, producing the protein MKSKQSKQNKQNNNKSPKRRKEQRKFPSWLSFYSISIVLILITGVICYVNSFNCSFHFDDAQNIVQNKLIRDLSNISAWWSYVPSRPLGIFTFALNYHFNGLDVWGYHLVNLIIHLCNALLVFWLVTLVFATPNMKNSHVLKNAKIIALITALLFVAHPVQTQAVTYIVQRLASLAALFYLLSLCLYLSGRIGNHRKNKQLLFFVLSGISAIMAFLTKENTYTLPLAILLVEFIFIRESRIRVNLKDWKIWTFSGVVVLLLIFMFTNFSFTIFNPILPEQGNTYTVTAGTYLLTQFRVILTYLRLLVFPAWQNLDYDYPLSQSLFEWKTLTSFIVLIAIIVLTVIFRKKYRLAAYGLVFFFTALLVECSIIPIPNVIFEHRMYLPSVGFFISSMPFYFLKGKNLQILTVIMFLLIPLLSFLTVSRNSIWKTDLSLWGDVIKKSPHKTRPLNNYGNAVMAEGKHAESIIYFTRAIACNPSFDMSYSNRGAAKHMIHNYAGSVGDYGSAIRCNPKNEMAYCNRALARKALLDYTGAVADIDSALKLAPEYASAWSQRALAKKEMGDTAGAINDLEHAITLHPDIPDPYNELGTIMSDKHNYQKAIEYYSEAAKLFPDKADAWFNRGFAYAMMNDMQSAIRDLDVALRLDPKFAKGYMNRANAKASIKDYTGAIDDFTKVLELEPANSTALFSRGMVHFLSNDRQRACADWQQAAQMGNPQAASALFSNCRN